A genomic stretch from Shewanella sediminis HAW-EB3 includes:
- the htpG gene encoding molecular chaperone HtpG → MSQQETHGFQTEVKQLLNLMIHSLYSNKEIFLRELVSNAADASDKLRYEALTNDALYEGDGELRVRISTNKEKGTVTIEDNGIGMTRDTVIEHLGTIAKSGTADFFKNLSGDESKDSQLIGQFGVGFYSSFIVADKVTVRTRAAGHGSDEGVQWESAGEGDFTVDTIVKETRGTEIVLHLREEEKEFADDYRLRSIITKYSDHISVPVEMWEEGTPAIEATEEQEAVAATDGQWQSMNKATALWTRNKSDVSKEEYEEFYKHISHDFTDPLLWSHNRVEGKQEYTSLLYIPSKAPWDMWNRDRKHGLKLFVQRVFVMDDAEQFMPSYLRFVQGLIDSNDLPLNVSREILQDNKVTTALRTAVTKRVLGMLEKLAKNDAEKYQTFWAEFGQVLKEGPAEDMVNKERIAGLLRFASTHTEDAAPTVSLADYVSRMQEGQSKIYYIVADSHEAAANSPHLELLRKKGIEVVLMSERIDEWLINHLTDFDGKQLHSVTRGDLELGDLEDAGEKEAQEKLETESEGLVKRIKDSLGEKVSAVKVTTRLTDTPACVVAGEGEMSTQMIKLMEAAGQAVPESKPTFEINPEHPLVARLNDEQDEALFAQWSDLLLQQAQLSEKGSLADPSAFIKLMNEMLLAKLK, encoded by the coding sequence ATGTCACAACAAGAAACTCACGGCTTTCAAACTGAAGTCAAGCAACTCCTGAACTTGATGATCCACTCTTTGTACTCAAATAAAGAGATTTTCTTGCGTGAATTGGTATCTAACGCAGCCGATGCGTCAGACAAGCTGCGTTATGAGGCACTGACTAACGATGCTCTCTATGAAGGTGATGGTGAGCTGCGCGTTCGCATCAGTACCAATAAAGAGAAAGGCACAGTAACGATTGAAGATAATGGTATCGGTATGACCCGCGATACTGTTATTGAGCACTTAGGTACCATTGCAAAGTCAGGCACGGCAGATTTCTTTAAAAACTTATCAGGCGATGAGTCAAAAGATTCACAACTTATCGGTCAATTTGGTGTTGGTTTCTACTCTTCATTTATTGTGGCCGATAAGGTTACGGTTCGTACCCGTGCCGCCGGACATGGCAGTGATGAAGGGGTGCAGTGGGAATCGGCTGGTGAAGGCGACTTTACCGTCGACACCATAGTTAAAGAGACTCGTGGTACAGAGATCGTACTGCACCTTCGTGAAGAAGAGAAAGAGTTTGCCGACGATTATCGTCTTCGTTCAATCATTACTAAGTATTCAGATCATATCTCTGTTCCCGTTGAAATGTGGGAAGAGGGCACACCTGCCATTGAGGCGACTGAAGAGCAAGAAGCGGTTGCAGCGACGGATGGCCAATGGCAATCGATGAACAAGGCAACTGCACTTTGGACACGTAACAAGAGTGATGTGTCTAAAGAGGAGTATGAAGAGTTCTATAAACATATCTCACATGACTTTACCGATCCGCTACTGTGGAGCCACAACCGTGTAGAAGGTAAGCAAGAGTACACCAGCTTGCTTTATATCCCTTCGAAGGCTCCGTGGGATATGTGGAACCGTGATCGTAAGCATGGTTTGAAGTTATTTGTTCAGCGCGTGTTTGTAATGGATGATGCCGAGCAGTTTATGCCTAGCTATCTTCGATTCGTTCAGGGTCTTATCGACTCTAACGATCTGCCGTTAAACGTATCGCGTGAGATTTTACAGGACAACAAGGTCACGACGGCACTTCGCACGGCAGTGACTAAGCGTGTGCTTGGCATGTTAGAGAAACTGGCAAAGAATGATGCTGAGAAATATCAGACGTTCTGGGCTGAATTTGGTCAGGTACTAAAAGAGGGACCTGCCGAAGATATGGTGAACAAGGAGCGTATTGCTGGCTTGTTGCGTTTCGCATCGACCCACACTGAAGATGCTGCTCCTACGGTATCGCTTGCCGATTACGTGAGCCGTATGCAGGAAGGTCAGAGCAAGATCTATTATATCGTTGCCGACAGTCATGAGGCTGCTGCAAACAGCCCGCACTTAGAACTTCTTCGCAAGAAAGGCATCGAAGTTGTATTGATGTCAGAGCGTATCGATGAGTGGTTGATCAATCACCTGACAGATTTTGATGGTAAACAGCTTCACTCTGTGACACGTGGCGATCTTGAGCTTGGCGATCTCGAGGACGCTGGCGAGAAAGAGGCGCAAGAGAAGCTTGAAACTGAATCTGAAGGTTTAGTTAAGCGAATTAAAGATTCTCTGGGTGAGAAAGTGTCGGCTGTTAAAGTGACCACTCGTCTGACCGATACGCCTGCCTGTGTCGTTGCCGGTGAAGGTGAGATGTCTACTCAGATGATTAAGTTGATGGAGGCTGCGGGTCAAGCTGTTCCTGAAAGCAAACCAACATTTGAAATTAATCCAGAGCATCCACTGGTTGCTCGTCTTAACGACGAGCAAGATGAAGCGTTATTTGCTCAGTGGAGTGATTTGCTACTTCAGCAAGCACAGCTCTCTGAAAAAGGCAGCTTAGCTGACCCTTCGGCCTTCATTAAGCTGATGAATGAGATGCTGTTAGCTAAACTTAAATAG
- the recR gene encoding recombination mediator RecR, giving the protein MKFSPLVDELIQSLKCLPGVGPKSAQRMAFQLLERDRKAGQTLAQALASAMSDVGHCRSCRTFTEESHCPICASNKRGQSEQICVVETPADVLAIEAGGHFSGRYFVLLGHLSPLDGVGPEELGLSLLEEHLCSGGVSELILATNPTVEGDATAHFIADMAKVHNVSVSRIAHGVPVGGELEYVDSTTLALSFNGRLPI; this is encoded by the coding sequence ATGAAATTTAGCCCCCTTGTCGATGAACTGATCCAGTCATTGAAATGTCTTCCCGGAGTGGGTCCCAAGTCAGCACAGCGCATGGCGTTTCAGTTATTGGAACGTGATCGTAAGGCCGGACAGACTCTGGCACAGGCTTTAGCTTCAGCGATGAGCGATGTAGGGCATTGTCGCTCTTGTCGTACTTTTACCGAAGAGAGCCATTGCCCGATTTGTGCCAGTAATAAACGGGGACAGTCTGAGCAGATCTGTGTCGTGGAGACGCCTGCAGACGTGTTAGCAATCGAAGCGGGCGGTCATTTCAGTGGTCGATATTTTGTCCTGTTGGGCCATCTGTCGCCACTCGATGGTGTCGGGCCTGAAGAGTTAGGGTTATCCCTGCTCGAAGAGCACCTTTGTTCCGGTGGGGTTTCAGAGCTTATCTTAGCGACGAATCCAACGGTTGAGGGGGATGCCACGGCTCACTTTATCGCAGATATGGCTAAAGTTCACAATGTCTCTGTGAGCCGAATCGCACATGGTGTGCCCGTTGGGGGCGAGCTTGAGTACGTGGATAGTACGACACTGGCACTCTCTTTTAATGGACGTCTGCCAATTTAA
- a CDS encoding YbaB/EbfC family nucleoid-associated protein — protein sequence MFGKGGMGNLMKQAQQMQDKMAKVQEEIARMEVTGEAGAGLVKVTMTGSHSVRKVDIDPSLLEDDKEMLEDLIAAACNDAARRVEENQKERMAEVTGGMQLPPGMKMPF from the coding sequence ATGTTTGGAAAAGGCGGTATGGGTAACCTGATGAAACAGGCCCAGCAGATGCAAGATAAAATGGCCAAGGTGCAGGAAGAGATCGCACGTATGGAAGTTACCGGTGAAGCCGGTGCTGGTCTTGTTAAAGTGACAATGACAGGTTCTCACAGTGTACGTAAAGTGGATATCGATCCAAGCCTGTTAGAAGACGATAAAGAGATGTTAGAAGATTTGATCGCAGCAGCTTGTAATGACGCTGCTCGTCGTGTCGAGGAGAATCAGAAAGAGAGAATGGCTGAAGTGACTGGAGGCATGCAGTTGCCACCAGGCATGAAGATGCCGTTTTAA